One segment of Pseudomonas asgharzadehiana DNA contains the following:
- a CDS encoding ParB family protein: MKKLSPEEITDKLHQDHFPRGPELERLSDPVIDTPMLVTLEQLRPYEHNPRFIRNPLYDDIKASIRERGLDQPPPITRRPGEIYFIIRNGGNTRLAILGELWQETRDERFFRIHCLFRPWSSEITALLGHLAESDLHGQLTFIERALAVAKLKTMFEPDGATLSQRELARRFAAGGYPISQSHISRMLDTLEHLLPAIPQTLYAGLGKPKIERLIGLRSQAERTWNRYSTDAIAFPEFWLDTLGQFDADPESFDIEQIQDELLERMSRLLGQSYRMLALELGDTHRVIRAPDVVVTPPESNPLPSVNEPAAELPPSEPHSKSAESKTPAETEREEQLTLPETNVASAVSPPSRVQQIRGQIERAAAPETAQTVATSPIDDIWIIAPTLDTPEQLRLSIASLAREMAAYAGHPESIIDQTHGLGFALNIEQLDLAAPRAAGVHLMLLALLRAQDDVSWEDRKQLPSALFGQLLLGVYQLPLIDRPTMDVGLERLPDDLLIKLYRLIRLARRLIDLTLTHEDDSPRELP, translated from the coding sequence ATGAAAAAGCTCAGTCCGGAGGAGATCACCGACAAACTGCACCAGGACCATTTTCCTCGGGGTCCAGAACTGGAGCGACTGTCCGATCCAGTCATCGACACCCCGATGCTAGTCACGCTGGAGCAGTTGCGGCCCTACGAACACAACCCACGCTTCATCCGCAACCCGCTGTATGACGATATAAAAGCCTCGATCCGTGAACGCGGGCTGGATCAACCGCCGCCGATTACCCGCCGCCCGGGAGAAATCTATTTCATCATCCGCAACGGCGGTAATACGCGCTTGGCAATTCTCGGCGAGTTGTGGCAGGAAACCCGCGATGAACGCTTCTTCCGTATTCATTGCCTATTCCGACCCTGGAGCAGTGAAATCACTGCCCTACTCGGCCATCTGGCTGAAAGCGATCTGCACGGCCAACTCACCTTCATTGAGCGTGCTCTGGCGGTAGCCAAACTCAAAACCATGTTCGAACCAGATGGAGCGACACTCTCGCAACGAGAGCTGGCACGACGTTTTGCCGCTGGGGGCTACCCCATTTCACAGTCGCACATCAGCCGGATGCTGGACACCCTTGAACATTTATTGCCCGCCATTCCACAAACCCTGTATGCCGGGTTGGGGAAACCAAAAATTGAACGCCTAATTGGTCTGCGTAGCCAGGCTGAAAGAACCTGGAATCGTTATTCAACCGACGCCATCGCTTTTCCCGAGTTTTGGCTCGACACCTTAGGACAATTTGATGCAGACCCAGAGTCCTTCGACATTGAGCAAATCCAGGATGAGTTGCTCGAACGCATGAGTCGCTTACTCGGACAGTCCTACCGCATGTTGGCCCTGGAGCTGGGCGATACCCACCGGGTTATCCGGGCGCCCGACGTTGTCGTCACGCCCCCGGAGAGCAACCCTCTGCCGAGCGTCAATGAGCCCGCGGCCGAGCTTCCCCCCTCCGAGCCGCATTCCAAATCAGCTGAATCCAAGACCCCGGCCGAAACAGAGCGAGAGGAGCAGCTCACGCTGCCCGAAACGAATGTCGCATCAGCAGTCAGCCCTCCGTCACGTGTCCAGCAGATCCGCGGACAGATTGAGCGCGCCGCTGCCCCCGAAACAGCACAGACCGTCGCAACCAGCCCGATCGACGACATCTGGATCATCGCACCCACACTGGATACCCCCGAACAACTGCGTTTATCCATTGCCAGCCTGGCTCGGGAAATGGCGGCCTATGCCGGACATCCTGAGAGCATCATCGACCAGACGCACGGCTTGGGCTTCGCCCTGAACATAGAGCAACTTGATCTTGCTGCGCCTCGTGCGGCCGGCGTTCACCTGATGCTCCTGGCCCTATTGCGCGCTCAAGACGACGTTAGTTGGGAGGATCGCAAGCAACTGCCCTCCGCCCTGTTCGGCCAGTTGCTACTGGGGGTCTACCAACTCCCACTGATAGATCGTCCGACTATGGACGTAGGACTGGAGCGACTGCCCGACGATCTGTTAATCAAACTGTATCGCCTCATTCGCTTAGCCCGGCGCCTGATCGACTTAACGCTTACCCATGAAGACGATTCACCAAGGGAGCTGCCATGA
- a CDS encoding ParA family protein gives MRVVSVVSTKGGVGKTTVAANLGGLLADAGLRVLLLDLDIQPTLSSYYALNQKADAGAYELIALNQTGPAQIISTTVVAGLDLILSNDDQGRLSTLLMHAPDGRLRLRNLLDDFRPRYDLLLIDTQGARSVLLEMAILACDTALSPITPEMLAARELRRGTLRLFGELEPFRHLGITLPPLRLLLNQVSSIRVDTRMIIRGLHDAFTGAPNISVLDTVVPDRVAYLNAASLGLPAHRIETRQSGQRRSRPALKTMQALAIELFPEWRELISKVSRYAEVR, from the coding sequence ATGCGTGTGGTCTCGGTGGTGTCCACTAAAGGTGGAGTAGGCAAAACCACAGTGGCTGCCAATCTCGGCGGTCTGCTGGCGGATGCTGGTCTACGCGTCCTGTTGCTCGATCTGGATATCCAACCCACTCTCTCCAGCTATTACGCTTTGAACCAGAAGGCTGACGCAGGTGCGTACGAACTCATTGCGCTCAACCAGACAGGTCCTGCGCAGATAATTTCCACGACGGTGGTTGCCGGTCTGGATCTGATCCTCTCGAACGACGACCAAGGCCGACTGAGTACTTTGCTGATGCACGCCCCTGACGGGCGATTACGGCTGCGCAATCTGCTCGACGATTTCCGCCCCCGTTATGACCTGCTTTTGATCGACACCCAAGGCGCACGCAGCGTGCTGCTGGAGATGGCCATCCTCGCCTGCGATACAGCCCTCTCTCCCATCACACCGGAAATGCTAGCCGCCCGCGAACTGCGCCGCGGCACTTTGAGGCTGTTCGGTGAACTCGAACCATTTCGCCACCTGGGTATCACACTGCCGCCGTTACGACTGCTGCTAAACCAAGTTAGTAGCATCCGAGTAGACACGCGAATGATCATCCGTGGCTTACATGACGCCTTTACTGGGGCTCCCAACATCTCAGTCCTAGACACAGTAGTTCCAGACCGAGTGGCTTATCTCAACGCCGCCTCCCTTGGTCTACCAGCCCACCGAATCGAGACTCGCCAGTCAGGTCAACGACGCTCACGTCCAGCGCTGAAAACCATGCAAGCGCTAGCCATCGAATTGTTTCCAGAATGGCGTGAACTGATTTCTAAAGTGAGCAGATACGCAGAGGTTCGATAA